From the Acidimicrobiales bacterium genome, one window contains:
- the sufD gene encoding Fe-S cluster assembly protein SufD has product MTEAPLGTAVAPARGGPAWLAERRASAAAAFSEARLPTEADEDWRYGRVDELDLAAFSPARLTDGALADGPAARALLGALGERACLVRTGPGRVEVDLAPPAAATGLAVSPLSALERAPFGYGSLVGAAPDAFTFLAEAEATDAVVVEVPAGVRVDEPIVVVHDLASAEDGAAYFPRTFVSLGEDARASVVELVASNDARLLALPVTELELGPGASLAYHAVQQLGRRAWQLGYQASTLGPGAELTSFTAAFGGDYARLSTRSSLTGEHARSRLLAVYFGDGGQVQDLRTFQEHVAPRTRSELVFKGAVADTARSVYSGLIRIAKGAYRSDAGQTNRNLVLSEGARADSVPNLEIEENDVRCSHASAVGPIDAEQRFYLETRGVPPEVADRLILLGFFGDLLDEAPHAGLGALLREAVASRLASRLAPPGSRP; this is encoded by the coding sequence GTGACCGAGGCCCCTCTCGGCACGGCCGTCGCGCCAGCCCGCGGCGGCCCGGCGTGGCTCGCCGAGCGGCGAGCGTCGGCGGCCGCGGCCTTCAGCGAGGCGCGCCTGCCCACCGAGGCGGACGAGGACTGGCGCTACGGGCGCGTCGACGAGCTCGACCTCGCCGCCTTCTCGCCCGCCCGGCTGACCGACGGGGCGCTTGCGGACGGCCCGGCGGCGCGTGCCCTCCTCGGCGCGCTCGGCGAGCGCGCCTGCCTCGTGCGCACCGGGCCGGGCCGCGTCGAGGTCGACCTCGCCCCGCCGGCGGCCGCGACGGGTCTCGCCGTCTCGCCGCTCAGCGCGCTCGAGCGCGCGCCCTTCGGCTACGGGAGCCTCGTCGGGGCCGCGCCCGACGCGTTCACCTTCCTCGCCGAGGCCGAGGCGACCGACGCCGTGGTCGTCGAGGTGCCGGCCGGGGTGCGCGTCGACGAGCCGATCGTCGTCGTCCACGACCTCGCGTCCGCCGAGGACGGGGCCGCGTACTTCCCGCGGACCTTCGTGTCGCTCGGGGAGGACGCGCGAGCGAGCGTCGTCGAGCTCGTCGCGTCGAACGACGCGAGGCTGCTCGCGCTGCCGGTCACCGAGCTCGAGCTCGGACCGGGCGCGTCGCTCGCCTACCACGCCGTCCAGCAGCTCGGCCGGCGCGCCTGGCAGCTCGGCTACCAGGCGAGCACCCTCGGTCCCGGCGCCGAGCTCACCTCCTTCACCGCCGCCTTCGGCGGGGACTACGCGCGCCTGTCGACCCGCTCGAGCCTCACGGGCGAGCACGCCCGCAGCCGGCTGCTCGCCGTGTACTTCGGGGACGGCGGGCAGGTGCAGGACCTGCGCACGTTCCAGGAGCACGTCGCGCCCCGCACGCGCAGCGAGCTCGTCTTCAAGGGGGCGGTCGCCGACACGGCGCGCTCGGTCTACAGCGGCCTCATCCGGATCGCCAAGGGCGCCTACCGCTCCGACGCCGGCCAGACGAACCGCAACCTCGTGCTCTCCGAGGGGGCGCGGGCGGACTCGGTTCCCAACCTCGAGATCGAGGAGAACGACGTCCGCTGCAGCCACGCCTCGGCCGTCGGGCCGATCGACGCCGAGCAGCGCTTCTACCTCGAGACTCGCGGCGTGCCGCCCGAGGTGGCCGACCGGCTGATCCTGCTCGGCTTCTTCGGCGACCTGCTCGACGAGGCGCCGCACGCCGGCCTCGGCGCGCTGCTGCGCGAGGCGGTCGCCTCGCGCCTCGCCTCCCGCCTCGCGCCGCCGGGGTCCCGGCCGTGA
- a CDS encoding non-heme iron oxygenase ferredoxin subunit has translation MSRARVRVCSLTELELGVPRLVRVGGEDVCLVRCEDGVHAVSDLCTHEDVSLAEGDVDLESCEIECWKHGSVFSLRTGEALCLPATRPVAVYEVRVEGDDVEVVLGARDAEASR, from the coding sequence GTGAGTCGCGCCCGGGTGCGCGTCTGCTCGCTCACCGAGCTCGAGCTCGGGGTGCCGCGACTCGTGCGCGTCGGTGGCGAGGACGTCTGCCTCGTGCGCTGCGAGGACGGCGTGCACGCCGTGAGCGACCTGTGCACCCACGAGGACGTGTCCCTCGCCGAGGGGGACGTCGACCTCGAGAGCTGCGAGATCGAGTGCTGGAAGCACGGCAGCGTCTTCTCGCTGCGCACCGGGGAGGCGCTCTGCCTCCCGGCGACGCGGCCGGTCGCTGTCTACGAGGTGCGTGTCGAGGGGGACGACGTCGAGGTCGTGCTCGGGGCGCGCGACGCCGAGGCGAGCCGGTGA
- the sufC gene encoding Fe-S cluster assembly ATPase SufC, translating into MSTLVIEHLSGGLAGSPLVEDVSLTIRSGEVHALMGPNGAGKSTLGRLLMGHPGCVATAGSVRLDGVELLSLPTWRRAAAGLFFAPQDPTEVPGVALDEALAEALAARGAAPVARESLAERLREVAGEISLPPALLERALNVDASGGEKKRLETLQLAVLAPRFAVLDELDSGLDVDALRDVARAVARAARPPAGSGSSALGVLAITHYRRLLDVLEPDAVHVLVQGRIVRSGGPELADEIERAGYGAYSAAGA; encoded by the coding sequence GTGAGCACGCTCGTCATCGAGCACCTGAGCGGGGGGCTCGCGGGCTCGCCGCTCGTCGAGGACGTCAGCCTCACGATCCGAAGCGGCGAGGTGCACGCCCTCATGGGTCCGAACGGGGCCGGCAAGAGCACCCTCGGCCGCCTCCTCATGGGCCACCCGGGCTGCGTGGCGACGGCGGGCTCGGTGCGCCTCGACGGCGTCGAGCTCCTCTCGCTGCCGACCTGGCGTCGGGCCGCGGCCGGGCTCTTCTTCGCCCCGCAGGACCCGACCGAGGTCCCGGGCGTCGCGCTCGACGAGGCGCTCGCCGAGGCGCTCGCCGCGCGCGGCGCCGCCCCGGTGGCTCGCGAGTCGCTCGCCGAGCGCCTGCGCGAGGTGGCGGGGGAGATCTCGCTGCCGCCGGCGCTGCTCGAGCGGGCCCTCAACGTCGACGCCTCGGGCGGCGAGAAGAAGCGCCTCGAGACGCTGCAGCTCGCCGTCCTGGCTCCCCGCTTCGCCGTGCTCGACGAGCTCGACTCCGGCCTGGACGTCGACGCGCTGCGCGACGTCGCACGCGCCGTGGCGCGCGCCGCGCGCCCGCCGGCCGGCTCGGGGTCCTCGGCGCTCGGGGTCCTCGCCATCACCCACTACCGCCGGCTCCTCGACGTGCTCGAGCCGGACGCGGTGCACGTGCTCGTCCAGGGCCGCATCGTGCGCTCGGGCGGGCCGGAGCTCGCGGACGAGATCGAGCGCGCCGGCTACGGCGCCTACTCGGCCGCCGGCGCCTGA